A window from Gallus gallus isolate bGalGal1 chromosome 5, bGalGal1.mat.broiler.GRCg7b, whole genome shotgun sequence encodes these proteins:
- the LOC121113286 gene encoding translation initiation factor IF-2-like has translation MPGLKCNEITPAERPQPHRAAETGKRRSGSPVVPQRAQPPHARPARGAVRDPAPAVWRRAFTNTGAGAPDPAAPRQSPGGPAGRPRPGSVCAARPQRTDSHTPARAARGEIGPAPPPPGSPLRARRTWRCSSPVPHAAPHTDLPGPAPFHGLGHRLLSTRNPAPLASGPGPAWAATSLPTVAAGPERGLWVPAGRDRTGVDRQILLSAARDGKRRERPRAGGTRRGGRSRAAGRELGFLQQHRSAAFSCTRLFTVATDSACLDLC, from the exons ATGCCTGGtttaaaatgcaatgaaat CACTCCGGCCGAGCGCCCCCAGCCCCACCGCGCAGCCGAGACAGGAAAGCGGCGCTCCGGGAGTCCGGTTGTGCCCCAGCGGGCGCAGCCTCCCCacgcccgccccgcccggggAGCGGTCCGGGACCCCGCCCCAGCTGTATGGCGCAGGGCGTTCACAAACACCGGCGCCGGTGCCCCCGACCCGGCCGCCCCACGCCAATCTCCTGGGGGCCCCGCGGGGCGACCCCGGCCCGGCTCCGTGTGCGCAGCCCGCCCGCAGCGCACCGATTCCCACACACCGGCTAGAGCGGCCCGGGGGGAGATAGgacccgccccccccccccccggctcgCCCCTCAGAGCGCGGCGCACCTGGCGCTGCTCCAGCCCGGTCCCACACGCGGCCCCCCACACCGACCTGCCCGGACCAGCTCCGTTCCACGGACTCGGCCACCGGCTCCTGAGCACCCGCAACCCGGCCCCACTCGCTTCCGGCCCAGGCCCCGCCTGGGCCGCGACCTCACTTCCGACGGTagcggcggggccggagcgCGGCCTTTGGGTCCCGGCGGGACGGGACCGGACCGGAGTGGACCGGCAGATTCTCCTCAGCGCTGCGCGAGACGGAAAAAGGCGGGAACGTCCGCGCGCGGGGGGCACGAGGCGCGGAGGACGGAGTCGTGCTGCCGGGCGCGAGCTTGGtttccttcagcagcacagatcAGCGGCGTTCAGCTGCACCCGGCTCTTCACTGTCGCTACTGACTCCGCTTGTTTGGACCTGTGCTGA
- the RBM25 gene encoding RNA-binding protein 25 isoform X1, translating into MSFPPHLNRPPMGIPTLPPGIPPPQFPGFPPPVPPGTPMIPVPMGIMAPAPTVLVPTTVSMVGKHLGVRKDHPGLKNKENDENSGPTTTVFVGNISEKASDMLIRQLLAKCGLVLSWKRVQGASGKLQAFGFCEYKEPESTLRALRLLHDLQIGEKKLLVKVDAKTKAQLDEWKAKKKASNGNSRPETTNDDDEALDEETKRRDQIIKGAIDVLIREYSSELNAPSQESDSHPRKKKKEKKEDIFRRFPVAPLIPYPLITKEDINAIEMEEDKRDLISREISKFRDTHKKLEEEKGKKEKERQEIEKERRERERERERERERREREREREREREREKEKERERERERDRDRDRTKDRDRDRERDRDRDRDRERSSDRNKDRSRSREKSRDREREREREREREREREREREREREREREKDKKRDREEDEEDAYERRKLERKLREKEAAYQERLKNWEIRERKKSREYEKEAEREEERRREMAKEAKRLKEFLEDYDDDRDDPKYYRGSALQKRLRDREKEMEADERDRKREKEELEEIRQRLLAEGHPDPDAELQRMEQEAERRRQPQIKQEPESEEEEEEKAEKEEKREEPEEEEEEPEQKPCLKPTLRPISSAPSVSSASGNATPNTPGDESPCGIIIPHENSPDQQQPEEHRPKIGLSLKLGACNSPNQPNAVKRKKLAVDSVFNKFDDEDSDDVPRKRKLVPLDYGDEDKSNIKGSVNTEEKRKHIKSLIEKIPTAKPELFAYPLDWSIVDSTLMERRIRPWINKKIIEYIGEEEATLVDFVCSKVMAHSSPQSILDDVAMVLDEEAEVFIVKMWRLLIYETEAKKIGLVK; encoded by the exons GGACCCCCATGATTCCTGTGCCAATGGGCATTATGGCTCCTGCTCCAACT GTATTAGTTCCTACCACAGTGTCTATGGTTGGAAAACACTTAGGAGTGAGGAAAGATCACCCTGGcttaaagaacaaagaaaatgatgaaaacagCGGTCCCACTACCACCGTTTTTGTAGGCAACATTTCTGAGAAGGCCTCGGACATGCTCATACGGCAGCTTCTAGCA AAATGTGGCTTggttttgagttggaagagagtGCAAGGGGCATCTGGAAAACTTCAAG cttttggaTTTTGTGAATACAAAGAACCAGAATCCACACTACGGGCACTGAGACTACTTCATGACCTCCAGATAGGAGAGAAGAAGCTACTAGTAAAAGTTGATGCAAAGACAAAGGCTCAGCTAGAtgaatggaaagcaaagaaaaaggcCTCTAATGGG AATTCCAGACCAGAGACTACAAATGATGATGACGAAGCACTGGATgaggaaacaaagagaagagatCAGATAATTAAAGGGGCCATTGATGTCTTAATACGAGAATATTCCAGCGAGCTCAATGCCCCCTCCCAGGAATCTGACTCTCACcccaggaagaagaaaaaggaaaagaaggaggac ATTTTCCGCAGATTTCCAGTGGCCCCACTGATACCTTATCCACTCATCACCAAG GAGGATATAAATGCTATAGAAATGGAGGAAGACAAAAGAGACCTGATATCAAGAGAGATCAGTAAATTCAGAGACACACACAAG AaactggaggaggaaaaaggcaaaaaggagaaagaaagacaggaaattgaaaaagaacgcagagaaagagaaagggaacgGGAGCGTGAACGAGAAAGGAGAGAGCgtgaaagagaaagggaacGGGAGCGTGAAcgagagaaggaaaaggaacgGGAGCGTGAACGGGAGCGAGATAGGGATCGTGACCGAACTAAGGACCGGGACAGAGACCGAGAACGGGACAGAGATCGGGACAGAGATCGTGAAAGAAGTTCGGATCGCAACAAGGATCGGAGCAGATCAAG agaaaaaagcagagacaGGGAAAGAGAACGAGAGCGAGAAAGGGAGCGTGAAAGGGAACGGGAACGAGAACGGGAAAGAGAACGGGAACGAGAACgagaaaaggataaaaagagagacagagaagaagatgaagaagatgcCTATGAACGCCGAAAGTTAGAGAGGAAGCTGCGGGAAAAGGAAGCTGCGTATCAAGAG cGTCTTAAAAACTGGGAAatcagagagaggaagaaaagtcgAGAATATGAAAAAGaggctgaaagggaagaagaaagaaggagggaGATG GCAAAAGAAGCTAAACGGTTAAAAGAATTCTTAGAAGATTATGATGATGACAGAGATGATCCAAAATACTACAG GGGTAGTGCTCTTCAGAAGAGACTCCGAGACCGAGAGAAAGAGATGGAAGCAGATGAGCGGGataggaagagagaaaaggaagaattagaAGAAATCAGGCAGCGCCTTCTGGCAGAAGGACACCCAGATCCAGATGCAGAACTCCAGAGG ATGGAGCAGGAGGCTGAGCGCCGTAGGCAGCCACAAATCAAACAAGAGCCTGAgtctgaggaggaggaggaggaaaaagcagaaaaagaagaaaaaagagaagaaccagaggaagaagaggaagagccTGAACAAAAGCCCTGCCTTAAACCAACATTACGACCAATTAGTTCTGCCccatctgtttcttctgctaGTGGAAATGCAACCCCTAACACACCTGGTGATGAATCTCCCTGTGGCATTATTATCCCCCATGAAAATTCACCTGATCAGCAACAGCCAGAGGAGCATCGGCCCAAAATAGGACTTAGCCTCAAACTAG GTGCCTGTAATAGTCCTAATCAGCCCAATGCTGTAAAAAGGAAGAAGCTTGCTGTGGATAGTGTTTTCAATAAATTCGATGATGAAGACAGTGATGATGTGCCCCGGAAAAGGAAACTTGTCCCCCTGGATTATGGAGATGAAGATAAAAGCAACATCAAAGGCAGCGTCAATACAGAGGAAAAACGCAAACATATTAAGAGTCTCATTGAGAAGATTCCCACAGCAAAACCAGAGCTCTTTGCATATCCTCTTGACTGGTCAATTGTGGATTCG acacTAATGGAACGTCGAATTAGACCGTGGatcaacaagaaaataatagaatatATTGGTGAAGAAGAAGCTACGCTAGTTGACTTTGTTTGTTCTAAG gtTATGGCTCATAGTTCACCACAGAGCATACTGGATGACGTTGCCATG GTACTAGATGAAGAAGCTGAAGTTTTCATAGTCAAAATGTGGAGGTTGTTGATATACGAGACAGAAGCCAAGAAGATTGGTCTAGTGAAATAA
- the RBM25 gene encoding RNA-binding protein 25 isoform X2, whose protein sequence is MSFPPHLNRPPMGIPTLPPGIPPPQFPGFPPPVPPGTPMIPVPMGIMAPAPTVLVPTTVSMVGKHLGVRKDHPGLKNKENDENSGPTTTVFVGNISEKASDMLIRQLLAKCGLVLSWKRVQGASGKLQAFGFCEYKEPESTLRALRLLHDLQIGEKKLLVKVDAKTKAQLDEWKAKKKASNGNSRPETTNDDDEALDEETKRRDQIIKGAIDVLIREYSSELNAPSQESDSHPRKKKKEKKEDEDINAIEMEEDKRDLISREISKFRDTHKKLEEEKGKKEKERQEIEKERRERERERERERERREREREREREREREKEKERERERERDRDRDRTKDRDRDRERDRDRDRDRERSSDRNKDRSRSREKSRDREREREREREREREREREREREREREREKDKKRDREEDEEDAYERRKLERKLREKEAAYQERLKNWEIRERKKSREYEKEAEREEERRREMAKEAKRLKEFLEDYDDDRDDPKYYRGSALQKRLRDREKEMEADERDRKREKEELEEIRQRLLAEGHPDPDAELQRMEQEAERRRQPQIKQEPESEEEEEEKAEKEEKREEPEEEEEEPEQKPCLKPTLRPISSAPSVSSASGNATPNTPGDESPCGIIIPHENSPDQQQPEEHRPKIGLSLKLGACNSPNQPNAVKRKKLAVDSVFNKFDDEDSDDVPRKRKLVPLDYGDEDKSNIKGSVNTEEKRKHIKSLIEKIPTAKPELFAYPLDWSIVDSTLMERRIRPWINKKIIEYIGEEEATLVDFVCSKVMAHSSPQSILDDVAMVLDEEAEVFIVKMWRLLIYETEAKKIGLVK, encoded by the exons GGACCCCCATGATTCCTGTGCCAATGGGCATTATGGCTCCTGCTCCAACT GTATTAGTTCCTACCACAGTGTCTATGGTTGGAAAACACTTAGGAGTGAGGAAAGATCACCCTGGcttaaagaacaaagaaaatgatgaaaacagCGGTCCCACTACCACCGTTTTTGTAGGCAACATTTCTGAGAAGGCCTCGGACATGCTCATACGGCAGCTTCTAGCA AAATGTGGCTTggttttgagttggaagagagtGCAAGGGGCATCTGGAAAACTTCAAG cttttggaTTTTGTGAATACAAAGAACCAGAATCCACACTACGGGCACTGAGACTACTTCATGACCTCCAGATAGGAGAGAAGAAGCTACTAGTAAAAGTTGATGCAAAGACAAAGGCTCAGCTAGAtgaatggaaagcaaagaaaaaggcCTCTAATGGG AATTCCAGACCAGAGACTACAAATGATGATGACGAAGCACTGGATgaggaaacaaagagaagagatCAGATAATTAAAGGGGCCATTGATGTCTTAATACGAGAATATTCCAGCGAGCTCAATGCCCCCTCCCAGGAATCTGACTCTCACcccaggaagaagaaaaaggaaaagaaggaggac GAGGATATAAATGCTATAGAAATGGAGGAAGACAAAAGAGACCTGATATCAAGAGAGATCAGTAAATTCAGAGACACACACAAG AaactggaggaggaaaaaggcaaaaaggagaaagaaagacaggaaattgaaaaagaacgcagagaaagagaaagggaacgGGAGCGTGAACGAGAAAGGAGAGAGCgtgaaagagaaagggaacGGGAGCGTGAAcgagagaaggaaaaggaacgGGAGCGTGAACGGGAGCGAGATAGGGATCGTGACCGAACTAAGGACCGGGACAGAGACCGAGAACGGGACAGAGATCGGGACAGAGATCGTGAAAGAAGTTCGGATCGCAACAAGGATCGGAGCAGATCAAG agaaaaaagcagagacaGGGAAAGAGAACGAGAGCGAGAAAGGGAGCGTGAAAGGGAACGGGAACGAGAACGGGAAAGAGAACGGGAACGAGAACgagaaaaggataaaaagagagacagagaagaagatgaagaagatgcCTATGAACGCCGAAAGTTAGAGAGGAAGCTGCGGGAAAAGGAAGCTGCGTATCAAGAG cGTCTTAAAAACTGGGAAatcagagagaggaagaaaagtcgAGAATATGAAAAAGaggctgaaagggaagaagaaagaaggagggaGATG GCAAAAGAAGCTAAACGGTTAAAAGAATTCTTAGAAGATTATGATGATGACAGAGATGATCCAAAATACTACAG GGGTAGTGCTCTTCAGAAGAGACTCCGAGACCGAGAGAAAGAGATGGAAGCAGATGAGCGGGataggaagagagaaaaggaagaattagaAGAAATCAGGCAGCGCCTTCTGGCAGAAGGACACCCAGATCCAGATGCAGAACTCCAGAGG ATGGAGCAGGAGGCTGAGCGCCGTAGGCAGCCACAAATCAAACAAGAGCCTGAgtctgaggaggaggaggaggaaaaagcagaaaaagaagaaaaaagagaagaaccagaggaagaagaggaagagccTGAACAAAAGCCCTGCCTTAAACCAACATTACGACCAATTAGTTCTGCCccatctgtttcttctgctaGTGGAAATGCAACCCCTAACACACCTGGTGATGAATCTCCCTGTGGCATTATTATCCCCCATGAAAATTCACCTGATCAGCAACAGCCAGAGGAGCATCGGCCCAAAATAGGACTTAGCCTCAAACTAG GTGCCTGTAATAGTCCTAATCAGCCCAATGCTGTAAAAAGGAAGAAGCTTGCTGTGGATAGTGTTTTCAATAAATTCGATGATGAAGACAGTGATGATGTGCCCCGGAAAAGGAAACTTGTCCCCCTGGATTATGGAGATGAAGATAAAAGCAACATCAAAGGCAGCGTCAATACAGAGGAAAAACGCAAACATATTAAGAGTCTCATTGAGAAGATTCCCACAGCAAAACCAGAGCTCTTTGCATATCCTCTTGACTGGTCAATTGTGGATTCG acacTAATGGAACGTCGAATTAGACCGTGGatcaacaagaaaataatagaatatATTGGTGAAGAAGAAGCTACGCTAGTTGACTTTGTTTGTTCTAAG gtTATGGCTCATAGTTCACCACAGAGCATACTGGATGACGTTGCCATG GTACTAGATGAAGAAGCTGAAGTTTTCATAGTCAAAATGTGGAGGTTGTTGATATACGAGACAGAAGCCAAGAAGATTGGTCTAGTGAAATAA